The following are encoded together in the Pseudomonas sp. IB20 genome:
- a CDS encoding PrkA family serine protein kinase has protein sequence MSIFSHFQQRFASTQQEELTLQEYLELCKQDRSTYASAAERLLLAIGEPELVETANNSRLSRIFSNKVIRRYPAFEDFHGMEECIDQIVSYFRHAAQGLEEKKQILYLLGPVGGGKSSLAEKLKQLIEKVPFYAIKGSPVFESPLGLFNATEDGAILEEDFGIPRRYLNTIMSPWATKRLAEFGGDISQFRVVKLYPSVLNQIGVAKTEPGDENNQDISALVGKVDIRKLEEFPQNDADAYSYSGALCRANQGLMEFVEMFKAPIKVLHPLLTATQEGNYNSTEGLGAIPFTGILLAHSNESEWHTFRNNKNNEAFIDRIYIVKVPYCLRVSDEIKIYDKLLFNSSLAKAHCAPDTLKMLAQFTVLSRLKEPENSNIYSKMRVYDGENLKDTDPKAKSIQEYRDTAGVDEGMNGLSTRFAFKILSKVFNFDPHEIAANPVHLLYVLEQQIEQEQFQAETRERYLRFLKEYLAPRYIEFIGKEIQTAYLESYSEYGQNIFDRYVLYADFWIQDQEYRDPETGEILNRVALNEELEKIEKPAGISNPKDFRNEIVNFVLRARANNNGKNPTWLSYEKLRVVIEKKMFSNTEDLLPVISFNAKASKEDQQKHNDFVTRMVERGYTDKQVRLLSEWYLRVRKSQ, from the coding sequence ATGAGTATCTTTAGCCACTTCCAACAACGCTTCGCGTCCACCCAGCAGGAAGAACTCACGCTGCAAGAGTATCTCGAGCTGTGCAAACAGGACCGCAGCACCTACGCGTCTGCCGCCGAACGCCTGCTATTGGCAATTGGTGAGCCGGAGCTGGTGGAAACCGCCAACAATTCGCGCCTGTCGCGAATATTCTCCAACAAGGTGATCCGCCGCTACCCGGCCTTTGAAGACTTCCATGGCATGGAAGAATGCATCGACCAGATCGTCTCCTACTTCCGCCATGCCGCCCAAGGCCTGGAAGAGAAGAAGCAAATCCTCTACCTGCTCGGCCCCGTCGGCGGCGGCAAGTCGTCCCTGGCGGAAAAACTCAAACAACTGATCGAGAAAGTGCCCTTCTACGCGATCAAGGGCTCGCCGGTCTTCGAGTCGCCTCTCGGGCTGTTCAACGCCACGGAAGATGGCGCGATCCTCGAAGAAGACTTCGGCATCCCACGGCGCTACCTCAATACCATCATGTCGCCTTGGGCCACCAAGCGCCTGGCTGAGTTTGGCGGCGATATCAGCCAGTTCCGCGTGGTGAAACTCTACCCGTCGGTCCTCAACCAGATCGGCGTAGCCAAGACCGAACCGGGCGATGAGAACAACCAAGACATCTCGGCACTGGTGGGTAAAGTCGATATCCGCAAACTCGAAGAGTTCCCACAGAACGACGCCGACGCCTACAGCTACTCGGGCGCGCTGTGCCGGGCCAACCAAGGCCTGATGGAATTCGTGGAGATGTTCAAGGCGCCAATCAAGGTGCTGCACCCACTGCTGACCGCCACCCAGGAAGGTAACTACAACAGTACCGAAGGCCTGGGCGCGATTCCGTTCACCGGGATCCTGCTGGCCCACTCCAACGAATCGGAATGGCACACCTTCCGTAACAACAAGAACAACGAAGCCTTCATCGACCGGATCTACATCGTCAAGGTGCCGTACTGCCTGCGCGTCAGCGATGAGATCAAGATCTACGACAAGTTGTTGTTCAACAGCTCCCTGGCCAAGGCCCATTGCGCGCCTGACACCTTGAAGATGCTCGCCCAGTTCACCGTGCTGTCGCGCCTCAAGGAGCCGGAGAACTCGAACATCTATTCGAAGATGCGCGTCTACGACGGCGAAAACCTCAAGGACACCGACCCCAAGGCCAAGTCGATCCAGGAATACCGCGACACTGCGGGCGTGGATGAGGGCATGAATGGCCTTTCCACACGTTTCGCGTTCAAGATCCTCTCCAAGGTATTCAACTTCGACCCACACGAAATCGCCGCCAACCCCGTGCACCTGCTGTATGTGCTGGAGCAGCAGATCGAACAGGAACAGTTCCAGGCCGAAACCCGCGAACGCTACCTGCGCTTCCTCAAGGAATACCTGGCGCCGCGCTACATCGAGTTTATCGGCAAAGAAATTCAGACCGCGTACCTGGAGTCCTACAGCGAGTACGGCCAGAACATCTTCGACCGCTACGTGCTGTACGCCGACTTCTGGATCCAGGACCAGGAGTACCGCGACCCGGAAACCGGCGAGATCCTCAACCGCGTGGCCCTCAACGAGGAGCTGGAGAAGATCGAGAAACCGGCCGGCATCAGCAATCCGAAGGATTTCCGCAACGAAATCGTCAACTTCGTGCTGCGCGCCCGCGCCAACAACAACGGCAAGAACCCTACCTGGCTCAGCTACGAGAAGCTGCGGGTGGTCATCGAGAAGAAAATGTTCTCCAACACCGAGGATCTGCTGCCGGTCATCAGCTTCAACGCCAAGGCCAGCAAGGAGGATCAGCAAAAACACAACGACTTCGTTACACGAATGGTCGAGCGTGGCTACACCGACAAACAGGTACGGC